One Gemmatimonadota bacterium DNA window includes the following coding sequences:
- a CDS encoding pyridoxal-phosphate dependent enzyme — MSILGLTCTRCNAQYPLAPMFFGCPSCTAEAGGGAAEAGGGAAALTVTYDYPAIATDLNVEDWGRAGHGIWRFDALLPLRDPAAQISLGEGNTALVRPRAVCEATGLSNLYIKNETTNPTWAFKDRFHASSVSMARSLGYSRVTASTTGNHGASAAAYCAAAEMDSCIILCHPESSMLQRDMIALYGGHAFVLEDRFQYLDTLIRDHGFYPSTTMTPMPTGTPFGIEGYKTIAFEIFVQLGGRIPDRMFCPIAAGDALFGPWKGFNELRALDLVDRNPVMHGVQPAGCNPYVQSFQQGRGDVIVHPDPSSIALSIRDDTGGPLALGAIYDSGGDATDVTEEEIIEAVRLLARSGYLVEPSSAASVAGAIKSARAGRLAADETVVCLVTGSGAKWPEVMAELADRDAPVEPTWEEIVARAGLAGGAA; from the coding sequence ATGTCCATTCTCGGCCTCACCTGTACCCGGTGCAATGCTCAATATCCTCTGGCGCCGATGTTCTTCGGCTGTCCCTCCTGCACGGCCGAGGCAGGGGGCGGCGCGGCCGAGGCAGGGGGCGGCGCGGCTGCGCTGACCGTGACCTACGACTACCCGGCGATCGCGACCGACCTGAACGTGGAGGACTGGGGCCGGGCCGGTCACGGTATATGGCGATTCGACGCCCTGCTGCCGTTGCGGGACCCGGCGGCGCAGATCTCACTGGGCGAAGGGAACACGGCCCTCGTGCGGCCCCGGGCGGTGTGTGAGGCGACCGGTTTATCGAACCTGTACATCAAGAACGAGACGACCAATCCCACCTGGGCCTTCAAGGACCGGTTCCACGCGTCCTCGGTCTCCATGGCGCGATCCCTGGGCTACAGCCGGGTCACGGCCAGTACCACGGGCAATCACGGCGCCTCGGCCGCGGCCTATTGCGCCGCCGCGGAGATGGACTCCTGCATCATCCTCTGCCATCCCGAATCCTCCATGCTGCAGCGGGACATGATCGCCCTGTACGGCGGCCACGCCTTCGTGCTGGAAGACCGCTTTCAGTACCTGGACACGTTGATCCGGGACCATGGCTTCTATCCCTCGACGACCATGACGCCCATGCCCACGGGCACGCCCTTCGGTATCGAGGGCTACAAGACCATCGCCTTCGAGATCTTCGTGCAACTCGGCGGCCGGATCCCTGATCGGATGTTCTGCCCCATCGCCGCGGGCGACGCGCTGTTCGGTCCGTGGAAGGGATTCAACGAGCTGCGCGCGCTGGACCTCGTCGATCGGAATCCAGTCATGCATGGTGTGCAGCCGGCGGGATGCAATCCTTACGTGCAGTCGTTCCAACAGGGACGCGGTGACGTGATCGTCCACCCCGATCCGAGTTCCATCGCCCTCTCCATCAGGGACGACACCGGAGGACCCCTTGCACTGGGGGCCATCTACGATTCCGGCGGTGACGCCACCGACGTGACCGAGGAAGAGATCATCGAGGCGGTGCGCCTGCTCGCGAGGAGCGGTTACCTGGTCGAACCGTCATCGGCGGCGTCCGTTGCCGGGGCGATCAAGTCCGCCCGGGCGGGACGGCTCGCCGCTGATGAGACCGTCGTATGCCTGGTCACCGGATCGGGCGCAAAGTGGCCGGAGGTCATGGCTGAGCTGGCAGACCGCGACGCGCCGGTCGAGCCCACCTGGGAAGAGATCGTAGCGCGGGCCGGCCTCGCCGGCGGTGCGGCCTGA
- a CDS encoding dihydrodipicolinate synthase family protein, whose product MSTRSLPHGLWPVMLNAFHEDGTIDWHGVDALTDWYIERGSAGLFACCGSSEMFHLDDVERLAVAQRVVSRAAGQVPVVATGTFGGPIEHQARFVKHLADMGVDAVVVIVCLMAERSEDEEVLKRNMERLLALTDPVPLGLYECPTPYHRKLSPELFGHLGASGRFHYHKDTVCDIDLLRLKIDAVRDTPLGVFNAHFETGLDGLRYGAAGISPVAGNVFPELFAWLCSEYDEHPETAEEVQRMMTSLAPVVNNKYLVTCKRYLQRIGLPITTRCRSTDARLTAFDEGLIDGLQTSVERFAETLGITRTVPA is encoded by the coding sequence ATGTCAACCCGATCACTGCCCCACGGACTCTGGCCGGTGATGCTCAACGCATTTCACGAGGACGGGACTATCGACTGGCACGGCGTGGACGCCCTGACCGACTGGTATATCGAGAGAGGATCGGCGGGCCTCTTTGCCTGTTGTGGATCCAGCGAGATGTTTCACCTGGATGACGTGGAGCGCCTGGCCGTAGCGCAACGCGTCGTAAGCCGGGCCGCCGGCCAGGTACCCGTAGTCGCCACAGGGACCTTCGGCGGTCCCATAGAGCATCAGGCCCGGTTTGTCAAGCATTTGGCTGATATGGGTGTGGACGCGGTGGTCGTCATCGTTTGCCTGATGGCCGAAAGGAGCGAGGACGAGGAAGTGCTTAAGCGGAACATGGAGCGACTGCTCGCCTTGACGGATCCCGTTCCCCTGGGTCTCTACGAATGCCCTACGCCCTATCACCGGAAACTGTCGCCCGAACTCTTCGGGCATCTCGGCGCTTCCGGCAGATTCCATTACCACAAGGATACGGTCTGTGATATCGATCTGCTCCGGCTGAAGATCGACGCCGTGCGCGACACGCCGCTAGGGGTCTTCAATGCCCACTTCGAAACCGGACTCGATGGTCTTCGCTACGGGGCCGCCGGGATTTCTCCCGTTGCCGGAAACGTATTCCCCGAACTGTTTGCCTGGTTGTGTTCCGAGTATGACGAACACCCGGAAACGGCGGAGGAGGTGCAGCGGATGATGACGTCCCTGGCGCCGGTCGTCAACAACAAGTACCTTGTCACCTGCAAACGGTACCTCCAGCGTATCGGACTGCCCATCACGACGCGCTGCCGTTCAACGGACGCCAGGTTGACTGCCTTCGACGAGGGGCTGATCGATGGATTGCAGACGTCGGTCGAACGTTTCGCAGAAACCCTGGGAATCACCCGGACCGTACCGGCCTGA